The Paenibacillus sp. MBLB1832 genome has a window encoding:
- a CDS encoding spore germination protein — MQKLVQEIKSIFANHDDFFIQEEHFKQTAIFLIGFNTMIDFTHSNLYIRQMAKMSASVNELFTNLSDQLDVDLEQIIKAILDGKLVLLSECNRNALLVPISRKLSRSIDEPKNESIIQGPLNAFGEDIDINLGMIRKWLGTERLCHCSHQIGQLTKRRISMLYIKGKAPIALIEKVDRLLKQIESDIVTIDDLNKHFGQHKFNPISYLFSTEIPIQAIDSLKKNRVVLFLDNYPCALVFPHLFLDMLTTVNDRNFPIGLSLLIRALRGLGALATLILPALYVALTSVNPDVLKIDLALFISKSREGIPLTPIVETLTMVVLVDLIIEAILRLPKSVGPTITMVGGIILGQAMVDAKLVSNLLVIVVTAMLIANSSVVGVQNSLYIRALKYPILILASVYGILGLFTGLTFVCIYLASLTSCDIAYMTFRIEGKGDTI, encoded by the coding sequence ATGCAAAAATTAGTCCAAGAAATTAAATCCATTTTTGCCAATCATGATGATTTTTTCATTCAGGAAGAACATTTTAAACAAACAGCAATTTTTCTTATAGGATTTAATACGATGATAGATTTCACCCATTCAAATTTATATATTCGACAAATGGCGAAGATGTCTGCTTCAGTTAATGAACTATTCACTAACCTTAGTGATCAGCTTGATGTTGATTTAGAACAAATTATAAAAGCTATATTAGATGGCAAATTAGTACTCTTATCTGAATGCAATCGCAATGCCTTACTGGTACCAATCTCCAGAAAACTAAGTCGAAGCATTGATGAGCCCAAAAATGAAAGTATTATTCAAGGTCCTTTGAATGCGTTTGGAGAGGATATTGATATTAACTTAGGGATGATTCGAAAGTGGTTGGGCACAGAACGTCTGTGCCATTGTTCTCATCAAATTGGACAACTGACTAAAAGAAGGATTTCAATGCTTTATATAAAAGGAAAAGCTCCAATTGCTCTTATTGAAAAAGTTGACCGGCTCTTAAAACAAATTGAATCGGATATTGTGACGATTGATGACCTGAATAAGCATTTTGGTCAGCATAAGTTTAATCCTATTAGTTATCTATTCTCAACTGAAATTCCGATTCAAGCCATCGATTCGCTAAAAAAGAACAGAGTCGTTCTTTTTTTAGACAATTATCCCTGCGCGCTTGTTTTTCCTCATCTTTTTCTGGATATGTTGACTACTGTAAACGACCGCAATTTCCCTATTGGGCTGTCACTATTGATACGAGCTCTAAGGGGATTAGGTGCTTTGGCCACACTTATACTTCCCGCTTTATATGTTGCATTAACGTCGGTTAACCCTGATGTATTAAAAATCGATCTCGCCTTGTTTATCTCAAAAAGCAGAGAAGGCATTCCACTAACACCCATTGTTGAAACCCTCACAATGGTTGTGTTAGTTGATTTAATAATTGAAGCTATTTTGAGACTCCCAAAAAGCGTAGGTCCTACGATTACAATGGTTGGAGGAATTATACTTGGCCAGGCGATGGTTGATGCGAAATTAGTCAGTAATTTATTAGTCATTGTGGTCACCGCGATGCTAATAGCAAATTCATCAGTAGTAGGAGTGCAAAATTCCTTGTACATCCGCGCTCTGAAATACCCCATTTTAATTTTGGCATCTGTTTACGGTATCTTGGGTTTATTTACTGGTTTAACTTTTGTATGTATATATTTGGCGAGTTTAACGTCATGCGATATTGCATATATGACATTTCGCATTGAAGGAAAGGGCGACACAATATGA
- a CDS encoding ABC transporter permease codes for MERNLEATTSKGVVRPYASWRRGLRKTWPLHILLFPAFLLAFVFHYLPLAGIVMAFQNYKPWLGFFHSDWVGLEQFRNLFLFDESKQVIWNTLIISVLKILFGLFIPIVIALLLNEVRRESMKRGIQTLVYLPHFLSWVILGGILLDLLSVKGGMVNRVLSDAFGVEPIFFLGDDNWFRVVVVASDVWKEFGFSMIVYLAAISGVNPALYEAACVDGATRLEQTWNVTLPAMLPIVIVVGTLQLGNILNAGFDQIFNLYSPIVYHSGDVIDTFVYRTAMMKGDYSFATAVGLFKSVISFFLIAASYRFAYKFGNYRIF; via the coding sequence ATGGAAAGAAATCTAGAAGCCACGACTTCAAAAGGTGTGGTTCGACCATATGCAAGCTGGAGAAGAGGGCTTCGAAAAACATGGCCTCTGCACATCCTGCTCTTCCCAGCCTTTCTGTTGGCGTTTGTTTTTCACTACCTGCCACTGGCGGGCATCGTGATGGCTTTCCAGAATTATAAGCCATGGCTAGGCTTTTTCCACTCGGATTGGGTAGGGTTGGAGCAATTTCGCAACCTCTTCCTGTTTGATGAATCCAAGCAGGTGATCTGGAACACGCTTATCATCTCGGTTCTGAAAATTCTCTTCGGACTATTTATCCCGATCGTCATTGCCCTTCTTCTGAACGAGGTTCGGAGGGAAAGCATGAAGAGGGGAATTCAAACCTTGGTTTATTTGCCTCACTTCCTGTCATGGGTCATTCTCGGAGGGATCCTGCTCGATCTGCTCTCTGTCAAGGGCGGTATGGTCAATCGGGTGTTATCGGATGCCTTCGGAGTTGAGCCGATTTTCTTTCTGGGCGACGACAATTGGTTCCGTGTTGTCGTCGTAGCGAGCGACGTCTGGAAGGAATTCGGCTTCTCCATGATCGTCTACCTTGCAGCGATTTCCGGCGTAAATCCAGCTTTGTATGAAGCAGCATGCGTGGACGGAGCGACACGTTTGGAACAGACATGGAACGTCACGCTTCCGGCCATGCTGCCGATCGTTATCGTGGTTGGGACGCTGCAGCTGGGGAACATACTGAATGCGGGGTTTGATCAGATTTTCAACTTGTACAGTCCGATCGTCTACCACTCCGGGGATGTGATCGATACGTTCGTGTATCGGACGGCCATGATGAAGGGAGATTACAGCTTTGCGACGGCTGTTGGCTTGTTTAAGTCGGTTATCAGCTTTTTTCTGATCGCCGCATCTTATCGATTCGCCTACAAATTCGGCAATTACAGAATCTTTTAA
- the pdxR gene encoding MocR-like pyridoxine biosynthesis transcription factor PdxR codes for MWKPDRSSSKSLYQQIADDLERRISYGEFPPGSLLPSERKLAEQLGVNRSTVILAYAELRALGIIESHTGSGTRVSKYKWGVTPTHTPNWHRYVEGGSFLPNLPFLRRIREVLQQDKSMIDFASGELASDLSPVEEINILMGENHYTEYLGYDNPQGFVPLREELVSYLSQYRDIRTTESSILITSGSQQSLFLITQCLLTPGDAVAIEDPSYCYSLPMFQSAGLRLFRLPVDDKGVRPEDIRSLYKKHRIKMIFINPNFQNPTGAVLDADRRIELLDVASELGLPIVEDDPFSLTAYDGSPPQPLKSIDPIGSVLYIGSFSKIAASGLRIGWMVAPHSVVERLADARQQMDFGLSVVPQRVAAQFLKSHYFQPHLGRLRTHLLYKRDLLIEALQHELPDLVSFTIPQGGLHLWCKIIPEVNDNKLLEESIRRGVIFVPGSVYGSDSGYVRFTFARARADEIRSGISKFAAALRGVLC; via the coding sequence ATGTGGAAACCTGATCGTTCTAGCTCCAAATCTCTTTATCAACAAATTGCTGATGATCTTGAACGAAGAATTTCATACGGCGAGTTTCCCCCTGGCAGCTTGCTGCCTTCCGAACGAAAATTAGCCGAACAATTGGGTGTAAATAGAAGCACCGTCATCCTTGCTTATGCTGAATTACGTGCGCTCGGAATCATCGAAAGCCATACGGGAAGCGGTACGAGAGTAAGTAAATATAAATGGGGAGTTACACCGACACATACACCGAACTGGCATCGGTATGTTGAAGGTGGGAGTTTCTTACCTAACTTGCCTTTCTTGCGACGTATCCGGGAAGTTCTTCAACAAGACAAATCTATGATTGATTTTGCAAGCGGCGAGCTGGCATCTGATCTCTCCCCTGTGGAGGAGATAAATATTCTTATGGGCGAAAATCACTATACAGAATATTTAGGATATGACAATCCGCAAGGATTTGTCCCGCTCAGGGAAGAGCTTGTCTCATATCTTAGTCAATATCGGGACATCCGAACCACAGAATCCTCGATACTCATTACATCTGGCTCTCAGCAATCCTTATTTTTAATTACCCAGTGTTTGTTAACCCCGGGAGATGCGGTTGCGATTGAAGATCCTTCTTATTGCTACTCATTGCCCATGTTTCAATCGGCCGGACTTCGGTTGTTCCGTCTTCCCGTAGATGATAAAGGAGTCCGGCCCGAAGATATTCGCTCACTGTATAAAAAACACCGCATCAAGATGATATTTATTAATCCAAATTTCCAGAACCCCACAGGTGCTGTACTCGATGCTGATCGTCGCATTGAACTACTTGATGTTGCAAGCGAGTTGGGACTTCCGATAGTTGAAGATGATCCCTTTAGCCTTACTGCTTACGACGGGTCACCGCCGCAGCCACTCAAGTCAATTGATCCTATCGGCTCGGTCCTCTACATAGGCTCTTTCTCTAAAATCGCAGCATCTGGGTTGCGAATTGGATGGATGGTCGCTCCCCATTCCGTTGTCGAGCGGCTTGCCGATGCAAGACAACAGATGGATTTCGGACTTAGCGTTGTACCGCAAAGAGTAGCTGCACAGTTTTTAAAGTCCCACTATTTCCAGCCTCATTTGGGCCGTTTGCGCACGCATCTGCTCTATAAACGGGATTTGTTGATTGAAGCTCTTCAACATGAACTGCCCGATCTAGTCAGCTTTACGATTCCACAAGGAGGCTTGCACCTGTGGTGCAAGATTATACCAGAAGTAAATGATAACAAGCTGTTGGAAGAATCCATCCGAAGGGGAGTTATCTTTGTACCCGGCAGTGTTTATGGTTCGGACTCCGGTTATGTACGATTCACTTTTGCAAGGGCTAGGGCTGATGAAATCAGGTCCGGAATTTCGAAATTTGCGGCAGCTCTTCGAGGCGTACTGTGTTAA
- a CDS encoding GerAB/ArcD/ProY family transporter, with product MTQRLQIGLVFITMSMGFGFLQYPNLIFKITKTGHFVVVLSYGLLQMFLMIIYKKGLNYFPKQDIIDIYLKMGRWVAFIFLIPYVLNLTALVAMSLRQHAENIGSIFLSRTPDWSILILLLFISTFTAIKGLGTILRSSFFIFFIVNFLVLFVVISSIVNVDFKNALPAYPSSLDFLTKKDFFYLMGFSSILFLGFVPPETKLKFGQLFAEWTYVIFFYLAVVYLPLFIFGQETVVTFHFPAKDAVDSVDINWFIFNQQTIFFGMSMVGLTILLNAVLLWIIGQIIRKLFNWQRNKPSYWICAFSLIAFIFAVSVPNLAWIEKLSLWSAGVHAYFIVIIPFTIFIYGVIANRGMTGYENK from the coding sequence ATGACTCAAAGGTTACAAATTGGATTAGTTTTTATAACCATGTCTATGGGATTTGGTTTTTTGCAGTATCCTAATCTCATATTTAAAATAACGAAAACCGGTCATTTTGTAGTGGTTCTTTCTTACGGATTGCTGCAAATGTTTTTAATGATTATTTACAAGAAAGGGTTAAATTATTTTCCGAAACAAGATATTATTGATATTTATTTGAAAATGGGAAGATGGGTTGCATTCATTTTTCTAATCCCATATGTACTCAATCTGACGGCGCTGGTTGCTATGAGTCTACGCCAGCATGCTGAAAACATTGGTTCAATTTTTTTGAGTCGAACACCTGATTGGTCAATATTAATCCTTCTCCTTTTCATTTCAACATTTACTGCTATAAAAGGTTTAGGCACGATATTACGTTCTTCCTTTTTCATTTTTTTTATCGTTAATTTTCTAGTGCTTTTTGTTGTTATTTCCTCAATCGTGAATGTTGATTTTAAGAACGCTTTGCCGGCTTACCCGTCATCTCTCGATTTCTTAACGAAAAAAGATTTTTTCTATCTTATGGGATTCTCTTCTATATTATTTTTGGGATTTGTACCTCCTGAAACTAAATTGAAATTCGGCCAACTTTTTGCGGAATGGACTTACGTGATTTTTTTCTATCTAGCTGTTGTATATCTACCGCTTTTCATTTTTGGTCAAGAAACAGTTGTCACATTTCATTTTCCTGCAAAAGACGCGGTGGATTCCGTTGACATAAATTGGTTTATATTCAACCAGCAAACAATCTTTTTCGGTATGTCAATGGTTGGGCTCACAATTCTACTAAATGCTGTTTTACTATGGATAATAGGACAAATCATTCGGAAATTGTTTAATTGGCAGAGAAACAAACCTTCGTATTGGATATGCGCCTTTTCACTTATCGCATTTATATTTGCTGTATCAGTTCCAAATCTGGCCTGGATTGAAAAATTGTCTTTGTGGAGTGCAGGTGTTCATGCTTATTTTATAGTTATTATTCCATTTACCATTTTTATCTATGGAGTCATTGCTAATAGGGGGATGACGGGTTATGAAAATAAATAG
- a CDS encoding CBM96 family carbohydrate-binding protein: MTKINFLKFVSALSFMFGIFLFVAVVHAHAQDYYVNSVTGSNANAGTSTGSAWADFTNVNNTTFLPGDRILLARGSSWNSMLNPKGSGNSTSRIIIDAYGSGAAPKVNGNAATAGVYLKNQQYWTVQNLEVTNTSGYKSNRRGILVENTDAGTLNSIYILNNNVHDIAGDNSKDLNSSEGIFFVVKGSTVQSNYNDILIDGNTVGPAVDRGGISISSSWYCRADAHCTGTTNWYPSTNVKISNNYLSDIGGDGIVPCETVGAVVEYNVVNGFNIRSGQANAGIWTWDADDTIIQYNEASGGKTTFDSEGYDLDYGQTGTIIQYNYSHDNEGGFLLECNCSYPSVGKNEIVRYNISQNDQTRLFMFSGGSSNLQVYNNTLYLKSGMTTNPFAGSAYEGTAYFKNNIFYLLGAGDWVGPSTFATLVFDSNTFYGVHTTGEPSDAHKSTADPKLTGPGLGVSRTNVDGYKLMAGSPALNSGVTISNNNGKDYYGNAVSNVAVPNRGAYNGMGNIVLNPGFESGSASWSLWGGGSLASIGANSGANAVKVAGSDGGAEQTITVAPNKTYRLLARGRVDIAGDSIKAGVKNYGGTEKAVAFTSQSYVQGGLTFTTGSSNTTAIVYFYKPAGSGIGYGDDLYVEEVPAVTQSWTASDDSTVRDGSYADTNMSGTSATSLETKLDIPGWDRDSYLKFDFSAYTGTISKAVITLNPLTADTAGVQNQVAIVSDTSWSEGTITWNTKPSSGTILGTYTIAAGTPVVVDVTSQVQAAMQTGKKISIRVYTSSAGGSGTNVTYASSENASINLRPTMTITP; the protein is encoded by the coding sequence ATGACAAAAATTAATTTTCTTAAATTTGTAAGCGCTTTATCATTCATGTTCGGAATCTTTTTATTCGTTGCCGTCGTCCATGCCCATGCTCAGGACTATTATGTGAACAGCGTGACAGGGAGCAATGCCAATGCGGGTACCTCGACGGGGAGCGCTTGGGCCGACTTTACGAATGTAAACAATACTACTTTTCTCCCGGGAGACCGCATTCTTCTGGCCCGCGGCAGCTCTTGGAACAGCATGTTGAACCCGAAGGGCTCTGGAAACAGCACCTCGCGTATCATCATCGACGCCTACGGCAGCGGAGCAGCTCCCAAAGTGAATGGAAACGCTGCAACCGCAGGCGTTTATCTGAAAAATCAACAATATTGGACGGTCCAAAATTTAGAGGTTACAAACACGAGCGGTTACAAATCAAACCGTCGCGGAATTCTTGTGGAGAATACGGACGCAGGAACGCTCAATTCGATCTATATCTTGAACAACAACGTTCATGACATCGCGGGAGATAATAGCAAGGACTTAAACTCGAGCGAAGGCATCTTCTTCGTTGTGAAAGGCAGCACGGTTCAATCGAATTACAACGATATCCTGATTGACGGCAATACGGTAGGACCAGCAGTCGATCGCGGCGGGATCTCGATCAGTTCCAGCTGGTATTGCCGCGCCGATGCGCACTGTACCGGTACCACGAACTGGTATCCGAGCACCAATGTGAAAATCTCCAACAACTATTTGTCCGATATCGGTGGGGATGGCATCGTCCCATGCGAGACTGTTGGAGCCGTAGTGGAATATAATGTCGTAAACGGCTTCAACATTCGTTCCGGACAAGCCAATGCGGGGATCTGGACTTGGGATGCGGATGATACGATTATTCAATACAATGAGGCAAGCGGCGGGAAAACGACTTTTGACTCGGAAGGGTATGATTTGGATTACGGCCAAACCGGTACCATCATTCAATATAACTACAGTCATGATAATGAAGGCGGCTTCCTGCTGGAATGCAACTGCAGCTATCCTTCCGTAGGCAAGAACGAGATCGTCCGCTACAACATCAGCCAGAATGATCAGACTCGTCTGTTCATGTTTTCCGGCGGCTCTAGCAATTTGCAGGTGTATAATAACACCCTTTACCTGAAGAGCGGTATGACGACCAACCCCTTCGCCGGTTCCGCATATGAAGGAACGGCATACTTCAAGAACAATATCTTCTATTTGCTTGGGGCAGGAGACTGGGTCGGTCCGTCCACCTTTGCAACCTTGGTCTTTGACTCTAACACCTTCTACGGTGTCCATACAACTGGAGAGCCAAGCGACGCCCACAAGTCAACTGCAGATCCGAAGCTGACAGGTCCAGGATTGGGCGTAAGCCGTACGAATGTGGACGGCTACAAGCTTATGGCTGGATCTCCCGCACTAAACTCCGGTGTGACAATCAGCAACAATAACGGCAAAGACTATTATGGCAATGCTGTTTCTAACGTGGCTGTGCCGAACCGGGGAGCCTACAATGGGATGGGGAATATTGTCCTAAATCCGGGCTTCGAATCGGGCTCTGCATCCTGGTCTCTGTGGGGCGGCGGCAGTTTGGCAAGCATCGGTGCCAATAGCGGTGCCAATGCAGTGAAGGTCGCAGGGTCCGATGGCGGGGCCGAGCAGACGATCACGGTGGCTCCCAATAAGACCTATAGACTGCTCGCACGCGGTCGGGTGGATATTGCGGGGGACTCGATAAAAGCAGGTGTGAAGAATTATGGGGGAACGGAGAAAGCGGTTGCCTTCACTTCACAATCGTATGTTCAAGGGGGGCTGACCTTCACCACAGGCTCCAGCAACACGACGGCCATCGTTTACTTCTATAAACCGGCCGGATCGGGAATTGGATACGGGGATGATCTGTACGTGGAAGAAGTACCGGCCGTTACCCAAAGCTGGACCGCCAGCGATGACTCGACCGTAAGGGACGGTTCTTATGCGGACACCAACATGTCGGGTACCAGTGCAACCTCACTTGAAACCAAGCTGGATATCCCTGGGTGGGATCGGGACAGTTATCTTAAATTTGACTTCAGCGCCTACACGGGGACGATCTCGAAGGCTGTCATTACGTTGAATCCCTTGACGGCCGATACTGCGGGTGTACAGAACCAAGTCGCCATTGTGAGTGATACTTCTTGGTCGGAAGGGACGATTACATGGAACACGAAGCCGTCCTCCGGCACCATCTTAGGCACATACACCATTGCAGCGGGAACGCCTGTTGTGGTTGATGTCACCTCACAAGTGCAGGCGGCGATGCAGACCGGCAAGAAGATTTCCATTCGTGTCTATACGTCGTCCGCCGGTGGAAGCGGTACGAATGTAACCTATGCTTCCAGCGAGAATGCTTCAATTAATTTGCGTCCGACGATGACGATTACGCCATAA
- a CDS encoding carbohydrate ABC transporter permease, translating to MYHKTFGYRFFSAGNHLFLIVLSVLCILPLIHVLAVSFSGSSAANANLVNLWPIDFTLESYSKTVNNPAFSRALFYSVYRTLLGTAIGMAVMTLAGYALSKQFAEFKSRNAYMWFFVFAMLFSGGLVPNYILMTNLHLINSMWALILPPALSIYNTILLMNFFRSLPSELEEAAHMDGAGVFRILFSIVLPISLPALATITLFTLVWHWNSWFDGLIYMVDSKKYPLATFLQTIVVQQDFSKLSLDPKDLENLNQQTVKSAQIFIGALPILLVYPFLQKYFVKGIVVGAVKE from the coding sequence ATGTATCACAAAACATTCGGGTACCGCTTTTTCAGCGCGGGTAATCACCTGTTTCTCATCGTCCTTTCCGTGCTTTGTATCTTGCCTCTCATCCATGTCCTCGCCGTGTCCTTCAGCGGAAGTTCAGCGGCGAATGCCAACCTGGTCAATTTGTGGCCGATCGACTTTACGCTGGAATCTTACAGCAAAACCGTGAACAATCCGGCCTTCTCCAGAGCGTTGTTCTATTCCGTTTACCGCACGCTGCTCGGAACGGCGATTGGCATGGCGGTCATGACGCTTGCGGGGTATGCCCTGTCCAAGCAATTTGCGGAATTCAAGTCCCGCAACGCGTACATGTGGTTCTTCGTGTTTGCCATGCTGTTCTCTGGTGGACTCGTGCCGAACTATATTCTAATGACGAATTTGCACTTGATTAACTCCATGTGGGCCTTAATCCTGCCTCCAGCGCTAAGCATATACAACACGATTCTCCTTATGAACTTTTTCCGTTCGCTGCCTTCTGAATTGGAGGAGGCGGCGCACATGGACGGAGCGGGCGTATTCCGAATTCTGTTCAGCATCGTCCTGCCGATTTCATTACCCGCTCTGGCAACCATAACGTTATTTACCTTGGTATGGCACTGGAACTCCTGGTTTGACGGTCTCATCTATATGGTGGATTCTAAAAAATATCCGTTGGCCACCTTCCTTCAAACGATCGTTGTTCAGCAGGATTTCAGTAAGCTCAGTCTGGACCCCAAGGATTTGGAAAATTTAAATCAACAGACCGTCAAATCGGCTCAAATTTTTATTGGAGCGCTTCCGATCCTGCTGGTGTATCCGTTCCTGCAGAAGTATTTCGTGAAGGGCATTGTGGTGGGGGCTGTGAAGGAGTAA
- a CDS encoding Ger(x)C family spore germination protein, with the protein MKINSYVRIIVALISLILLSGCWDIKEIDKRNFPLIIGISKENKEEYKVSLHIPTSEKGGKMSRTVSQKGTNVSSILGQLRTNIEDAVYYKQVRLIIIQNKLANDKEDLSELIKFLMKSKELPSIALIAITEENIEKMFSNINGKHFSHTTSIIDYFYKGADWAPEISTTRIWEVYRSLFSYTKDIAIPVVNSGKDTILNYEGAAILKNGKITEKINPSENQFVILFKNHNANGIIENLGNASIMVTNSSLKIKPSMLTSEPIVSSNLSLKIDILERKEGVTNDQIQSKLEKQFKKQFYDMLDKAQKNKTDIFGFGQHFRNQIPFHELKNWREEYYPNLKVNFQVHVIIE; encoded by the coding sequence ATGAAAATAAATAGTTATGTTAGGATTATTGTTGCTCTTATATCTTTAATACTTCTCAGCGGTTGTTGGGATATTAAAGAAATAGATAAGCGTAACTTTCCTTTAATCATCGGGATTTCCAAGGAGAATAAAGAAGAGTATAAAGTATCATTACATATTCCAACATCGGAGAAAGGTGGAAAAATGTCAAGAACAGTATCCCAAAAAGGTACAAACGTTTCTAGTATTCTGGGACAACTGAGAACAAATATTGAAGACGCTGTGTACTACAAACAAGTACGGTTAATTATTATCCAAAACAAGTTGGCAAATGACAAAGAAGATTTGAGTGAATTGATTAAGTTTTTAATGAAATCAAAGGAATTACCGTCAATAGCATTGATAGCCATTACAGAAGAAAATATCGAAAAAATGTTTTCAAATATAAACGGAAAACATTTTTCCCATACAACCTCTATAATCGACTATTTTTATAAAGGGGCCGATTGGGCGCCTGAGATTTCGACCACCCGCATTTGGGAAGTTTATCGAAGTTTATTTTCATATACGAAAGATATAGCCATTCCGGTTGTTAATTCCGGAAAAGATACTATATTAAACTATGAGGGTGCCGCTATTTTGAAAAATGGTAAAATAACGGAAAAAATTAACCCTAGTGAAAATCAGTTCGTAATTTTGTTCAAAAACCATAATGCAAATGGAATAATAGAAAATCTGGGCAATGCCAGCATCATGGTCACAAACTCCTCATTAAAAATTAAACCATCAATGCTGACTAGTGAGCCGATAGTGTCAAGCAATTTATCTTTAAAAATAGACATTTTAGAAAGAAAAGAAGGCGTCACGAATGACCAGATACAAAGCAAACTAGAAAAGCAGTTCAAAAAGCAATTTTACGATATGTTAGACAAAGCCCAAAAAAATAAAACGGATATTTTCGGCTTTGGCCAACATTTCCGTAATCAAATTCCTTTTCATGAATTAAAAAACTGGCGAGAAGAATATTATCCTAATTTAAAAGTGAATTTTCAGGTCCATGTAATAATAGAGTAA
- a CDS encoding peptidylprolyl isomerase has protein sequence MKRRNVVFLFFSLVLLVSLSTGFYFGHSDKEAPGTVMTINGSPVSKFDFFLITGRDLGDAPAPITDQERNAVIRTRLTQLEASARGIQMPVDYNTFMQQLKAENERRRIALEKHEPIYGPKQFKERDYFDYLLSNAKRELRDKLQGNPIDVSETKLLSYYESNTEKLARKLDTYVFHEIVIPGTDEDARAEAEAIMGKIKTADKFETAYQKRLLSPGLALEETMNQENRRNFDKYHNNFFALAKDLKEGQLGKEIVADQENFKLILCTKREAGGYFSYEEIKNEVLQRYLDATIADYTEQLVAKAKVRVMD, from the coding sequence ATGAAAAGAAGAAACGTCGTGTTCCTGTTCTTTTCATTGGTACTGTTGGTAAGCTTGAGCACGGGCTTCTACTTCGGTCATTCCGACAAAGAGGCGCCCGGTACCGTCATGACCATAAACGGCAGTCCGGTTTCAAAGTTTGATTTCTTCCTGATTACCGGAAGGGATCTGGGGGATGCGCCGGCACCTATTACCGACCAGGAACGAAATGCAGTCATACGAACGAGATTAACGCAATTGGAAGCGAGCGCGCGCGGGATCCAGATGCCTGTTGACTATAATACATTCATGCAGCAGTTGAAGGCAGAAAACGAACGAAGACGGATCGCGCTGGAGAAGCATGAGCCGATTTACGGTCCCAAGCAGTTCAAGGAACGGGATTATTTCGATTATTTATTATCCAATGCGAAGCGGGAATTGCGCGACAAGCTTCAAGGGAATCCGATTGATGTCAGCGAGACTAAGCTCCTCTCATACTATGAGTCCAACACGGAGAAGCTGGCCAGGAAGCTAGATACTTATGTGTTTCACGAAATCGTGATTCCCGGTACAGATGAAGACGCCAGGGCGGAAGCGGAGGCGATAATGGGAAAGATAAAGACTGCGGATAAGTTCGAGACAGCCTACCAAAAACGTTTGCTGTCACCGGGCCTTGCCTTGGAAGAGACAATGAATCAGGAAAACCGCCGTAATTTTGATAAATATCACAATAATTTCTTTGCTCTTGCCAAGGATCTAAAAGAAGGACAACTAGGAAAAGAGATTGTAGCGGACCAAGAAAATTTCAAGCTGATCCTGTGCACCAAGCGAGAAGCGGGAGGTTATTTTTCTTACGAGGAGATCAAGAACGAAGTCCTGCAAAGGTATTTGGATGCAACGATTGCTGATTACACGGAACAACTCGTTGCAAAGGCGAAAGTGCGGGTGATGGATTGA